One genomic region from Drosophila busckii strain San Diego stock center, stock number 13000-0081.31 chromosome 3R, ASM1175060v1, whole genome shotgun sequence encodes:
- the LOC108602603 gene encoding uncharacterized protein LOC108602603, producing the protein MSIFLSNELNACEEGQCEDVDTKDLRSAIHEESVSIRQVIKAAFLVIFFNMCLIGFGVIYFMYSTSLDQEQRSRLNDITCSMIGGILIVVLYFIGDLSKNNPHFYYI; encoded by the exons ATGAGTATTTTCTTATCAAACGAGCTTAACGCCTGTGAAGAGGGTCAATGCGAAGATGTGGACACCAAAGACTTGCGTTCAG CTATCCATGAAGAGAGCGTGTCCATTCGTCAAGTAATTAAGGCTGCTTTCCTggtaattttctttaatatgtGCCTAATTGGCTTTGGGGTTATCTATTTTATGTACTCCACTTCTTTGGATCAAGAGCAACGCAGCCGGCTCAATGATATAACATGCAGCATGATTGGTGGCATTCTCATTGtggttttatatttcattggG GACTTGTCGAAGAATAATCCTCACTTTTATTACATCTAA
- the LOC108602267 gene encoding mitochondrial dicarboxylate carrier — protein MSYDQRRISRWYFGGVASSMAAMVTHPLDLMKVLIQTQTEKLSLPQVTKKIVKEQGVLALYNGISASLLRQYTYTLARFGFYTVGATLIDTSSMKTKVMLAGVSGGVGGFVGAPADMLNVRLQNDVKLPPENRRNYKHVFDGLVRVTREEGFISLFNGATIAAVRGSVMTIGQIAFYEQAKDIFIDWGMSKTMPTYILASIISAVTATVLTQPIDVVKTRRMNARPGEYSSMPDLVLKTAKEGPLAFFKGSVPSLARLGPHTVLLFISLEYLRTHFGYIPEDKK, from the exons atgtcgTATGATCAACGCCGTATTTCTCGTTGGTACTTTGGTGGTGTTGCAAGTTCAATGGCTGCAATGGTAACGCATCCATTGGATTTGATGAAGGTGCTGATACAGACGCAGACGGAGAAACTCTCGTTGCCCCAGGTCACAAAGAAAATTGTGAAAGAGCAGGGAGTGCTGGCTCTATACAATGGCATATCGGCCTCTCTGCTACGTCAATACACGTACACGCTGGCGCGCTTTGGATTCTATACAGTGGGTGCTACACTTATCGACACCAGCTCAATGAAAACGAAGGTTATGCTGGCCGGCGTGTCGGGTGGTGTTGGTGGCTTTGTGGGTGCACCTGCAGATATGTTGAATGTGCGACTGCAGAACGATGTGAAATTGCCGCCGGAAAATCGTCGCAA CTACAAGCACGTTTTTGATGGCCTTGTGCGTGTGACCCGCGAAGAAGGCTTCATAAGTTTGTTCAATGGGGCGACCATTGCGGCAGTGCGCGGTTCTGTCATGACTATTGGCCAAATTGCCTTTTACGAGCAAGCAAAGGATATTTTCATAGACTGGGGCATGTCGAAGACCATGCCCACGTATATTCTAGCCTCGATTATATCGGCCGTAACAGCAACTGTGCTAACGCAGCCCATTGATGTCGTCAAGACGCGGCGCATGAATGCTCGACCAGGGGAATACAGTAGCATGCCtgatttagttttaaaaactGCTAAAGAAGGACCATTAGCTTTCTTCAAGGGCTCCGTGCCATCCCTAGCACGTCTGGGACCGCACACAgtgctgctttttatatcCCTCGAGTATCTACGCACGCATTTCGGCTACATTCCGGAGGATAAAAAGTAG